In Carassius auratus strain Wakin chromosome 12, ASM336829v1, whole genome shotgun sequence, the sequence TTTCAGACTGTGAGGACCTTTTGGCACCACAGCCAGCCTTTTAAAAAGTAAATGGGAAAATACTCTTGGCTTGGCTAAGATTAGTGAGATGcacttataataattaatatagtaaaatatttacattgataACCATGTACAGGTATAATAAAAAGTCTATTGCTATGCCTTATAATAAAGATATAGTTATATTGAGATGTagacaatatactgtatatccatatttacatgtatacagtatattcaggatttatacatattttctcattttatatgcatttatatcaatgatttacatttatatatttaatcttaTACAATTATTTGTTTACGAAATATAACTATACAGATTCACTTCTTATAGCTATATATTCAGAATTACTTCTACATATTCagactttattaaataaatataagttaatataaagtacataaaataacCACCAATTACAAAATTAAAGAAGTCAGTATTTAATTGAAATTCTTCTCCTTTTTTAATACAGAAGGAGAGTTCAAAGCCACTCTAAAAccgaaaaaaaaactatttttaactattagtGGCAcaggaatattttatatattctgcAATCTAGTCGTTTTGTTTTGTCTGGCAAGGAAAGAGCCTTTAATAGCagcagtattttaaaatgcaaataaaagacGGAATGAGGCTCCAGAGGCTGGAGGTTATATAGTTTAAAGTCAGTCTTCAGTCTGACCCTTTAGTGAACTGTTTGGCTGTGCTCTCGTGACCCCCTCCTGCGGTGCTCACGGTTCAAACTGCGTTCGCGGGTCTATATGTCATGTAAACTCATAAATCAAAGACAAATTCACTACCTATAGCTGTGCCACGTGTCACTAATGTGGGTCATTTTATGCGagtaaacaacaacagcaaagtaGCTCCGGCAAACTGCGTATGCTACACGGCAAACAAGGTATAGATGCGCGGGTAAGGCTAGACCCATATAATTTCTGAAATACCTGCtgacaattaatcatttgatatgATCACAGGGTATATAAAGTATTTTACCCAGAGTGTAGAGACGTTTTTATACATGGTAATCGAAAACGATTCCTTTTCATCAAAAGTGCGAATTATATGTCGGGATAGGGGGATGTGACGCCCCTAATTAGACTTTGTCCTTAACTTTTTTCCCGTATAATTATATGTAAAGTACATTTTCAAAAGTTAGATAAGAAGTAAGGGCGCACTAGGCTAGAGGCTCGCGGAGGAGTCGCGTTCGCCTGAGaggtaaaaataacaacaatacgCTGCTTGAGAACTTCTGTTCCGTTCTGAACTTCGACAAAACTGCGTTATTTGCCTCTTTACTAAACATTTAAACTTACATGTTTATCACAAAAGTGTCTCTCAAATGGGTGACTGAATAGTTTGCAACAAAAGACAATGTGGGTAGCGCGAAAGCAGTTAACCCGCGTCATGAAAACTGCTTACAAATTCATTTAAGAAGTTGAACAATTGGCATAATTGTAAAGCTTGCAGGCTACTTTTCACGGCCATTTTTAAAACAGATTCTTCTCTGTAACCTATATCTTAATATAGGCAGATGATGAGGATGAAACTGTGATAAAAGCGTTGATCTACATCCGAGGCTCCAATTAAAACTCTCTCGCGCGCACCAGTGAAAGGCTGTTTATCTCTTGACCCAATTAGAACATTACTGTAAGTGGCTTTAATGATGCCTTGATTTAATTTCTGTGAAGGACAGCGCAGAATAGATGGCAGTGTGCATAATTACTGCAGCTCAGGCTGTGTATCTCGTTATTTGATGGACAGTGAACTTGGCGAGCTTTGCGCCCAGAGTTCACAGAGATGTCAGGGTCCGCGCTGTAGGGTCACCAGCGGGTCACCAGCGCCCGGGAACGAGCACTGAGACCAATACAAACACAGCGCTGGGTATTACAGCTCATACGTGTCTTGTATGGTCAACGATGACTCAGAATATATTGCTCTCCAAAATTAGTAAGTAAGCATCTATGTGAGAAATAAATAGCGGACAGCAGGGATGCATTGCGTTTAGGCAACTCCCTTTGAACTAATTTTAGTAATTAAAGCTCTTACAACATGATTTAGCTACATATAACAATCAGTGCAAAGTGAACGGGAAGATTCAATTCAGTTGTTCAGTTTTTATTGTCAGTTTTAATTCCACAATAAGCATTCTCAGCTCAGCTAAATCATCACATTTTTACATCTATGGACATATCCATTGCATTATGCCACCAACTGTAATCTTTTTCATATATTtctatttacaatatttttaaataattattatcattattgtttgcttttaatgttttttttttttcttcctgttaataatttatgaatattGCACATTTGCAAcaagaatttggaaaaaaatagtttaaataaattgtgttCATGTTTTCTACAAgacttattaataaattattaatagagCTTTTAAAAATTTTGTGTATATTGCATATGTATTGATATGTTTTATGATTCCATTGATGATGACATAGCCTGTATCACATCTTTCatcttaatattttgatataaaatcatttcatttacagTTGACAATtctttttgtaaaatacattacaGAAAGATTTGGTCACAAATGTTGCCAGTGGATTAAAATACAACTGGGTGATATAACAGTTTACATTGGATTTATTCGGGGGGAAAAAACACAtaccaataataaaaataaaaaaaactatttgagaGCTATAAATAGGAAGAATTTATACAAGCATTCTTCGGTGAAATATCCTTGAACTTCAGGTTGCATTGCTGTTGACTCAGGTTGAAAGAGTTTATTAGGTTCATCAAAGCATTTCACACACTGCTATGACTCTGACGAGGGAAAACAAGTCTCATAATTGCACAAATTCACAAATAAGGCCAAGTTTGAAGGTTCCCTTGGGGCATTTGGCATGGTCGGGTCATGTCGAAGAATAAATATGGCAACGGTCGTGTAATGGGTTAACATATGAATGTGCTGCTTACATAGACACATGCGTAAAATACCCCTCAAAGGTAGATATGTCACGCGTGAGTTTTCCCCATCCCATCACACAGGATGAAAGGTGAAATGCAGGGCAGACACACATCAAAGAATAAAGAGAGGGAAAAATTTGGAGCCatcctgtctctttaaatgactGACTTGCCAGTTTGTTTTTTCCACGTTATGGCTGTCGTAAAAACAGTAATTCAGACTGTGGGTGTTTGCTCTTCATGTACCGGTAACCTTGCTCTGCTCCGTCACTTCTTAAGCTGACCCGAGTTTGAACCCGCAGCGAGACAATGACCATATTTATGATATTACTGCACACTCTGCTCCACATGAAAACAGGGCATAACAGCTATGGCACGGTTTCAAGTTAAAGTCTAATGTGAGACGAGATCCAGCAACACAGCCCTGAAAACTGTCCAAACTTATTTCAATCACTGACCACAACAACTTAAACATGTCTAGGTTGATATATTGTATACAGTGTTCACAGATTTTCACTActgaattataatttatattgatATTGGGATCAATTCCTGGTAATAATGACTCAAATCAACTCTATGTATTTTCATAGCAAATCATCTATAGGtgtctatataaatataaaaacagtaaaaatgtaactattataaataagaaatattctacctaattcttttttataaaactatttttccattccatatatatatatatatatatatatatatatatatatatatatatatatatatatatatatatatatatatatatatacacatactgtacatgcgtAGATAAGCTTTCTAAACTCTGTAATGGCATTTTAAAGACCCCCACGccaaagaaagacaaaaagaggGACATTTAAgggatttaaaatgtaaaagtagagCTTCACAGTTAAGCTCCTCAATTTAATCCTCTACGGCATTTCTGATGCCACTCAAGCCCTGAGTAATGAGTGTAAACGACGGGAATATTGGCAACAAAAGAGCCTCGGATACTTCCTTTTGTGTCGGGGGAATTAACACCTTTTCAAAGTGAAATCTCTGGATTGTCTGCCTTCTACAGGAGGTGGTATTAAAATGCGCCTATAACAAATGGTTCAGAGTTTGGAGCAGCTTCTGCCCTGTGGGCGGGGCGAGATGACACCACAATTAAAGATGAACTTTGTGTGAACTAATTTATCTGAGGAAGGTAACAGGAGGAGACCTGCGCGCAATGGATATATAAAGGCGCACCAGCGAGGACGCCTTCAGTCAGTGCGTAAAGACGCGTCTCCTCTCCAGAAGCTAATTTGTAATCTTTGCGCGCTTCAGCATGGGGCTATACACGCTTATAGTCACCTTTCTCTGCACCATCGTGCTCCCCGTTTTGCTCTTTCTCGCCGCAGTTAAGTTGTGGGAGATGTTATTGATTCGCCGGGTCGATCCGAACTGTGGAAGTCCCCTGCCGCCAGGGACCATGGGCTTACCCTTCATCGGAGAgacgctccagctgatcctccaGGTACGCGTGCACTTTTATTGCCATATGCACAAGTTCTGCACATATGCACATGCACATATGGTAGCTAAATTTGATGCACTCtaatgttttgttgtgttttaataaCGGATGCATGTGGAGAAAAATGTGCGATCGGAATATTTGTGCCAAAAATAACGCGTTGTCTTTACACACAGAGAAGAAAGTTCCTAAGGATGAAGCGCCAGAAATACGGCTGCATCTACAAAACGCACCTCTTTGGTAACCCGACTGTCAGGGTGATGGGGGCTGATAACGTGAGGCAGATTCTGTTGGGCGAACACAAGCTGGTTTCTGTTCAGTGGCCAGCATCAGTGAGAACCATACTGGGCTCTGACACGCTCTCCAATGTTCATGGCACTcaacacaaaaacaagaaaaaggtAAGGAtgctattttgtgtgtgtgtgtgtgtgtggttgttttgTATATTAGACTACATTCATCCAATGTTCTGTTATAATATTTCTTCCAATATTATAACAATGTTCTCTGAAGAACTTATGCAAGAACATTGTCAGTTTGCCAGTGGCTTCTCTTGTGAAGCCATTACATTTGAAAGGTTTTGAGGCACTTGAGATTTTCTTCAATGAAACAATGGAATATGTGAGAAATCTTCAAAAGTTAGCCAAGAAGTTCTGAGTGTTACACTGTCTTAAATCTTAAACTGTCCAGTAAACCCCAGATTCAttctttgcatatgaaaatatggAAAAATTTTGAGAAGAtgcactgattttatttttatttgtataatgttCTGTTTAGGCCATTATGAGAGCATTCTCAAGAGATGCTCTTGAGCACTACATTCCAGTTATCCAGGAGGAGGTGAAGAGTGCCATTCAAGACTGGCTGCAAAGAGATCCATGTGTGCTGGTTTACCCAGAGATGAAACGACTCATGTTTCGTATAGCCATGAGAATCCTGCTTGGTTTCGAGCCTGAGCAAATAAAGACAGATGAGCAGGAACTGGTGGAAGCCTTTGAGGAAATGATAAAAAACTTGTTCTCCCTGCCAATTGATGTTCCCTTCAGTGGCTTGTACAGGGTGAGTTACTGTAAAATGACAGTCTGGAGATGCATTTTCGGTATTGTGAAATAAACTCGAGAAAATAACAACCTGTAATTTATTTGGCAGGGTCTGAGAGCACGCAATTTCATTCATTCCAAAATTGAGGAGAACATCAGGAAGAAAATTCAAGATGATGACAACGAAAACgagcaaaaacacaaagatgCTCTTCAGCTGTTGATTGAGAACAGCAGGAGAAGTGATGAGCCCTTCAGTTTGCAGGTAACTATTTCTCATTAGACTTATCAGATATTAGTAAGTAAGTGACATCCAGTCAGGGAACGGCAATAATGAAGTGTGTGTTTCCCTCAGGCAATGAAAGAAGCAGCTACTGAGCTTCTGTTTGGGGGTCACGAGACCACCGCCAGCACTGCAACCTCACTGGTGATGTTCTTGGGTCTGAATTCAGAAGTGGTGCAGAAAGTTCGAGAGGAGATTCAGGAGAAGGTATGATCCAAAACGTTCTTCTCAGTTTGATGGCACATTTAAACCAATGTGTGGGCTAATTGACACATTTTCATTGGCAGGTTGAAATGGGCATGTATTCACCTGGAAAGACATTAAGTATGGAGATGTTGGAACAACTGAAGTACACTGGATGTGTGATTAAAGAAACTCTCAGAATCAACCCCCCTGTGCCTGGAGGCTTCAGAGTGGCACTCAAAACCTTTGAGCTCAATGTAAGTTCAACTTTAAGGCTTGGTCAATAATATTATAGACTGCTTCTAAATGTTCTTCCATGGTGTAAATCATTCTTTAACACCAAATGATCTTTAATTTTCATTCAGGGTTACCAGATACCGAAAGGATGGAATGTCATCTACAGCATTTGCGACACACATGACGTTGCTGAGGTGTTTCCTAACAAAGATGAGTTCCAGCCAGAGAGGTTCATGAGCAAAGGCCTGGAGGACGGCTCCAGGTTTAACTACATCCCCTTTGGAGGCGGTTCCAGGATGTGTGTGGGCAAAGAATTTGCCAAAGTGTTACTCAAGATCTTTTTAGTCGAGCTAACACAGCAATGCAACTGGATTCTTTCAAATGGACCCCCGACGATGAAAACGGGCCCAACCGTTTACCCAGTGGACAATCTCCCCACCAAGTTCAGTAGTTACGTCAGAAATTAGTCCTGAACGAACACGAGCATTGTACATATGTTTTTAGATGAGCTGTGATGTATTGgatattttctattttgtttatatgaaagaTGTGTATATAAGTCTATACAAGAAAGCTAAAACGATGGCACTACTTTTTATGGATCGCTGTAATTTTACAAAGTGTCCgtgatgtatatttataatgtagttgtgttttatatatatatatatatatatatatatatatatagcttttgtaCTGTGTGCAACTTATTTAACTTcctctttatcatttgttttatttaataaaacaagttcTTTGAAATTTCAACTGACTTTTCATTACTAATGCTAATAGTAGAATTTTGTTCACATGCGCAGAAAACAATCGTTTCCAATTAGATTGAAGATTCAAAAAGCTCTCTTTTTCTGGAAGTAGATGGATATTGAACAACGTTTAGATCAATCATGAGTTCCAAAACAATAATAACACCCTGCTTTGTAATTGTACTTAACACTAAAAAATCTGCTGGATAATATGTGATATGGaaatttctaaggcctctaaattatcaGCATGACTAAAATGTTGGCAAAAACGTATATCTATTACATGCTTTCTTAGTAAAACTGAAAGAATCCAGCTTTAAGTCATGGCACACATACTgatttttagaaagtaaaaaaaaaaaacatgtattattagtaatatttcaagatcaaAAATCATGTTATGATGTGAGTATTAAATATAATAGATCAGGCTTTTGTGGAATGTTTATTTGTCTGTCTCTCAATTATCATTATATTGCATTGCTTTAAAAATGACACAATAAAAGTTTTAATCatgaaactaaacatttaaaaatcattttactgGGAGACATAGAGTGGCAactaatatttatatgcattttatgaaagTAATCTGCTATGTATTATAAAGATCTAATTTCTTTATTACAAGCTACCAGAATGTTTcgttcatataaataaatatataacaaccacacaaaattgcatatttttgcagaTAGGAGCTTTTTTGAATAAAATTGAGATGTGGGCTCCACATTCTCACTATATACCAGCTTTAAAAGCCTGGTGTATCATATATGATactcaacaaaaaacacatatgcaacagttttattaaataaaatgtcaaaagtgacgtgacattcagccaagtatggtgacacacactgtgaacacacacccagagcagtggccagccatttatgctgcagcgcccagggagcagttgggggttcgatgccttgctcaagggcacctaagtcgtggtattgaaggtggagagagaactgtacatgcactccccccacccacaattcctgccggcccgggactcgaactcacaacctttcgattgggagttcaactctctaaccattaggccacgacttccctcaaGTCGTGTATTCAATAAACTGTtccataaacaaaataataataattatatgtcaGACTCTCATGTTATTGCCTTAACATTGTTACTATATGTTTAGAACTCTAAATAAAGACTAACAATTCAGACTTCTTTCCAAATGTTGAATAGAAATCATCATGTAAGTCATTCAAGTTTTACAGTGGGAGGAAGGTtatgaatgtgtttatttaattttgttttgttgtattattaCTGGTGCTGTTTCTCTGTTTGAGTAATAATGTTTTGTAAAGTACTTGCAGATGACAAATGTTGTCTCCAAAGCTCATTACGCTGCCGTATGCTTGTTCTTACGACCCCCATAGGCGTCCCACGTAAGTTGTTGCAAATTTGCACAAATGCATTACGCGTCTCCCAGTGCACAGGGGTCATGTGGAAGGGACTTGTCCTTGTGTGACACGGCATGAGAGACAGAGAAGGCGGTGAGATGCTGGCAGATGCCTCTCTCGGCCGTTTCTCTGCTTTTCTCTGCGGCTGATTTACATGCGTCCCGCCGCAGGCCTGACACCTTTATGTTCATCCACCCTATCGCTGCAGGTCCAGGCCTTGGGAGAGATGCAGCTGAACTTTTCCTCCTATCACCTTGTAAAGAACGTCTGTCCGGCCTATTGTTTGACATCTAGGGGTGACAACAAAACTTTTTATTCCCAGAGCCATTTTTTTCCTCTACATTTGCGCGTATATACAGAATTTATAGCAAGCAAATGAAAGAGGGCTGTTTTTATTCACTCCCTTGAACTGAACACAGTGTAAATCACCGTAATTGCAGGGTGTTTTCCCTCAGACACTGAACTGCTTGTTGTTTAGCGTAAGGGAAGAGGATAAAAGAAGCATTTTCAGCTGAGAAGtttcttttttcacattttctgcacAAAATATAAGCGATGCCTGTGCAAAAGTCATAGTACTGTGGCACTGCAGTTTTAATGTTCCTTTATGGCTGATTGGatgtttttataatgtgtttCTGGTTATGCCTTATGCCTTAAGTCCCATTTTCAGTGCAAGTTTAAGGATTTGTTCACCTGTTTATTTATCATTGATTATCGATCATAAAACGAAGACGTATTTTTCAGCAATATTTTTGATTCAACTGCACTGATATATCAGATGTGAACAAAATTTGAAGTCAAGCACTATTTCCTCCTGTAGGGCTGCTTATAGCTGAAATGCAGCTGTTTCATAACTAATGGACTTCGTGATATTGAGAGTTACTGagttgaactgaatcaacagtgaACTGACTTGAGATGAATAGCAATATTCTCATCTTCTGTTTCATAACTGATGAATCTGTGGAATGAACACTGTCATTGTCTTGTTTGTTAATGTTAAGCTGTtctgaaacaatctgtattgtataaagcactatataaatgtgactccaatagtaaaaagtaatataggcctatttaaatacatttatttcttaataagtaaagttaaaaaatgtgaccctggaccacaaaacctgtgttaagggtacatttttcgaaattgagatttatacaaaatctgaataaataaataacctttcagttgatgtatggtttattaggatcggacaatatttggaaatctgcaatctgagggtgcacaaaaatctaaatactgacaaaatcgcatttgaagttgtccaaatgaattgtTAGAAATACATATTACTAttgaaaaaataagttttgatatatttacggtgggaaatttacaaaatatcatcatggaacatgatctttacttaatatccaaatgatttttggcataaaagaaaaattgataattttgaccaacacaatattttgttttggctattgttaaaaatgtacCCCAGCGACActtgttttgtggttttgtggtccggggtcacaatattaacatatttacttatacactttaattaaactttatttggagtactccttgtgcacaatgcacatttcttaatattaagcctaacgTGTTTTAATTTCACTATTTATGAGGACTGTATGATCTTTGCATTGGTCTTTAAACGCATGATATTTCAAATTTACCTTAAGTGCACAATCAGATATACTTCAATATGTCTTATAATATACATTAAGCACAAAATGAGTTGTTCCATTTTAGCAGTATGCCAGTACAAttgaaataaatctatttttcaaatacattttagtatatttatttgacTGAGTAGCACAAGCCACATGAATTAAGATTTCATTCAGGTTTTTACATAACCTGTTTTATACTATAAGTTCAATCGAAAACATGTAATTTCAGCTAAACAAACTCCACAGGGGAAGTGTTAAAGAGGTCTGAACCGAGCTGACTGATATGACTCTCCAACACTGAAGTGAAAATGACTTTTTCATTACCACGAGGGTCAACGAGAACGTTTCTAAAAGCGTTTACACGTCTGCTGCCCTCTTGCCCTCCTGCCGAATTCATATCAGACTTTTCCAGCTTTCAATCGGATTAACTATTAGCAGCCCATTGCTATTATTTATAATCAAGAGGGGGCTTTTCACGGGTCCCCAGGGTCAGGAAAAGTTcagtcatttacaaaaaaaaaggcaTGACCTCACAGAGACATTAATTTATCCATTTCTCGTGAGCTGGAAGTTTTGCAGGTCTGGTTTAGCATTTGAAGTAGAAAACGAGCTCAAAATTGCATGCAAAAGCCTCTTTTACaagaaaagagtaaaagaagCATATGATCTCCTTCAGGTATAAAGTACGTCATCCAGAAAACATTACACACATTTGTAGATAGTTCGTCAAAAGTCTTGCATTTtgttccttatttttttttttttttttgaaaatataaaacaagcatCAATATTACTTAccttttacttgttttttatattatatatattattaatgtttgtaAATTTCATCAAttataaaagaaattaaatttcagctgtagtgcagctcaaccaaagATAAAAATGTCACTATGTAGCTCAGTTTAGTTCAATATTGTTTCAGTCAAGTTTCAGTTGTTTTAGTTCAAATAGGTCTCATACAATAGTGTATGTTggcttaatattataatattactattataatattaagcCAAAGTGACAGGTAAGTAACCAGCTGGAGAAACAATAAAATGTGCAGCTTGAATGCAAATGTAAGTATTTAAAACTATAAACAAAATGCATgaataagtatatataaatagataaatatctagttcacaaaaaaaagataatttaccAAAAATGTTCTCTCAATTCAGCCAAAAATGTAGAAGAGCAACGCATTTTTTAACATCTTGATGGCTTTGTTTCttgtaaacatgcagcttttctcttcacaagactgattcgtgtggattacttatggattactgggatgtttttagcagctgtttggactctcattctgacggcacccattcactgcagaggatccactggtgaacaagtgatttaatgctacatttctccaaactcatctacatcttggacggcctgagagtgagtaattttcagctaatttaaatttttggttgaacaCGCATGGGATAATAAGCAaccagaacaccctggcaactgcatagcaacaataTCTTACCCTTTCATCAAAGTGACAAGTTATGCCCACTCAAACCCCATTTACATTTTCtccatgaaaatatccaaatcTGCTTAGTTATCGTCCAATATATTCACAACAAGTTTGACATCACAGTGAACAAAGAGATGAAAACCTCTCTCTCTTTGATGAGATTCTGTGCATGAGCTTTAGTCAAACTAGGTATCAGAGTACAAAGCTTTGCTCAAAGCTAATGATGAATGATTTCTCTGTTTGAGCGTGTATACATCCACACCCGACACAGTTCAAGAGGCAGCTTTACTCTGGTCAAGCAGACGCGACTCAGGTTTCTGACGCGACCAGCAGCATAAACAGTAAGCATGCACCATTTAGTCCTTAGAAGCACACCAAGGCCATCAGTGCTAGCACCCAACAAGTGAAAACAAATTCCCTAAATCTTCTGGAATGAAGACCTCATTCCAGT encodes:
- the LOC113111922 gene encoding cytochrome P450 26A1, with the protein product MGLYTLIVTFLCTIVLPVLLFLAAVKLWEMLLIRRVDPNCGSPLPPGTMGLPFIGETLQLILQRRKFLRMKRQKYGCIYKTHLFGNPTVRVMGADNVRQILLGEHKLVSVQWPASVRTILGSDTLSNVHGTQHKNKKKAIMRAFSRDALEHYIPVIQEEVKSAIQDWLQRDPCVLVYPEMKRLMFRIAMRILLGFEPEQIKTDEQELVEAFEEMIKNLFSLPIDVPFSGLYRGLRARNFIHSKIEENIRKKIQDDDNENEQKHKDALQLLIENSRRSDEPFSLQAMKEAATELLFGGHETTASTATSLVMFLGLNSEVVQKVREEIQEKVEMGMYSPGKTLSMEMLEQLKYTGCVIKETLRINPPVPGGFRVALKTFELNGYQIPKGWNVIYSICDTHDVAEVFPNKDEFQPERFMSKGLEDGSRFNYIPFGGGSRMCVGKEFAKVLLKIFLVELTQQCNWILSNGPPTMKTGPTVYPVDNLPTKFSSYVRN